The nucleotide sequence CCGCCCACCGGTGGGTGATCCGCACGTCGGGGAACCGCTCCTCGGTCCACGCGGCGAGCCGCTCATGGCGCTCGCTCACATCGCCGACGCCCGGCTTGAACTTCTCCCCGGTCACGATGAGCAGCCGTTCGCCTTCGCCGTACGGAGCGGTGCGCACCGACCGGGTGTTCCGCTCCTGCGTCAGGTACATGCCGTGCGGGTCCTGGTCGGCCGGGAGGATTCCGGCGACCACGAGCTCGCGGTGCGGTTCGAGACGGGAGAACATCAGGGCGCGGTCGAAGACGGGATAGTGCGTGGCCACGACGACGTCCCGGGCCACGATCTGCGCCCCGCCCTCGGTGGTGAGCCGGCAGGGCTCGCCCTCGTCGAGGGAGACGATCCGGGTACGTTCGTGGACGACCCCACCGCGTCCGACGAGGTCGGCGACGAGAGCCAGCAGGTACTTCCGCGGGTGGAACTGGGCCTGGTGCTCGGCACGGACCGCGCCCGCGACGGGGTACGGCAGGTCGGTGTCCGACACGACAGAAGCAGTAAGACCGGCCTCGCGCGCCGCCTCGGCCTCGGCCCTCAGCTGGTCGACCGCGTCCGCCGACTCCATGTACACGAATGCCGGGACCCGCTCCAGCTCGCAGTCGATCCCCAGCTCCGTCGCGACCTGCTCGACCGCATCGACGGCCTCCTGCTGCGATTGCGCGTACTGCCGCGCTCCTTCCGCACCGAACGACTTGCGCAACCGGGCGTACAGGAGGCCGTGCTGGGCGGAGAGCTTCGCGGTCGTGTGGCCGGTGACTCCCGCGGCCAGGCGGTCGGCTTCGAGCAGGGCGACCCGCGCCCCCGCACGTCCGAGTTCCCAGGCGGTGCTGATGCCGGCGACGCCGGCGCCGATCACCGCCACGTCGACGTCCAGATCACCGGTCAGCGCGGGGTACTCGGGCCCCGTCCCGGTCTCCATCCAGTACGACTCGTAGGTGTCGGGCAGTTGTGTCATGGCAGCGCTCTCCCACTTCCGTGCGTCTCAGCGCGCGCAGAGCCGGGACGAAGCCACAGCGCCGCCGACCGGCCCTGTGTCCCGCGCCCGCTGTCCTGTACGGCACCTGCCCCCTGACCACGATTTCAGCCGCCCGCCCCCCTCCTCCGCCGCCGTATGGCCCTGTACGGCGCTCGACGTGCCGCGCGGCACGGACGTCGGAGCCCACGGACCGCGGGGGACCGCCGGGCGCTACGCCGGACGCGCGAGTTCCGGGTGTGTCCCACAGACTGGAGACGGCTCAGGAGGTGCCTTCCGCATGTCGCCGCCCCGGCCCCCGACCCGGAATCGAAGGAGCAGACGTGGCCGAACACCCGTCGGAGCCCGCACGACGTCCGGGAGGGATCCGGGTCGCCTCGGTACCCGCCGGCCACGTGTACGTGCGGCACTGCTCCACGCCGGCGTCCGACGACGTCACCCGCCTCCCGGACCCCCGGCCGAACGGCGCGCCCAGTACGTCGCAGCGCTGGTGGCCGCCGGTCATGCTGGACCCGGACTGGGTGAGTACCCACCACGACGACTTCGACGTGTACCACCTGCATTTCGGCTTCGACGCGCAAAGCCCGGCCCAGCTGTCCGCGCTCGTCGACGCCCTCGGACGGCACGGCAAGCCCCTGGTCTACACCGTGCACGACCTCCGCAATCCCCATCAGCAGGACCCGGCCGCCCACGAAGCCGCGCTCGACGTCGTGATCCCCGCGGCCGACCGGCTCATCACGCTCACCCCGGGCGCCGCCCAGAGCATCCGCGACCGCTGGAACCGTACGGCGACCGTGCTGCCCCATCCCCATGTGGTGGACATGCCGCGCCTGGCCGACGCCAGGCCGGACCACGACACGTTCCGGGTCGGGGTGCACGCCAAAGTCTGCGTCCCAACATGTCCGTCCTGCCGGTCGTGCGCGTACTCGCCGAAGCCTTCGCCGAGCTCCCCGACGCGGAGCTGCGGGTCAACATCCACCGTGACGTGGCCGACCCCGCCGCCCCGGCCCACGCCCCGGGCCTCCTTCAGGCGCTGGACGACCTGCACCGGCGAGGGCGCCTCACCCTCACCGTCCACGACTAC is from Streptomyces venezuelae ATCC 10712 and encodes:
- a CDS encoding FAD-dependent oxidoreductase, whose product is MTQLPDTYESYWMETGTGPEYPALTGDLDVDVAVIGAGVAGISTAWELGRAGARVALLEADRLAAGVTGHTTAKLSAQHGLLYARLRKSFGAEGARQYAQSQQEAVDAVEQVATELGIDCELERVPAFVYMESADAVDQLRAEAEAAREAGLTASVVSDTDLPYPVAGAVRAEHQAQFHPRKYLLALVADLVGRGGVVHERTRIVSLDEGEPCRLTTEGGAQIVARDVVVATHYPVFDRALMFSRLEPHRELVVAGILPADQDPHGMYLTQERNTRSVRTAPYGEGERLLIVTGEKFKPGVGDVSERHERLAAWTEERFPDVRITHRWAAQDNTTTDGVPFVGPFHPGSRHVYVAAGFGGWGMSSGVMSGRLLCALITGGEPPWASLYDPRRLHPREAPSLLKVQGSVLKHFVGDRLRSSHVDTVDDIPPGAGALVRVGGRKCAVYRDESGATQAVSARCTHLGCLVLFNDAERAWECPCHGSRFAVDGSVLQGPAVRPLEPRPLPEGDESD